A genome region from Carya illinoinensis cultivar Pawnee chromosome 2, C.illinoinensisPawnee_v1, whole genome shotgun sequence includes the following:
- the LOC122301088 gene encoding pleiotropic drug resistance protein 1-like isoform X1 → MDASTDIYKATASLRGSLRLRNSSGWRNNAMDVFSKSSREEDDEEALKWAALEKLPTFDRLRKGILTTSKGEASEVNIQNLGFEERKKLLERLVKLAEEDNESFLLKVRNRIDRVGIDLPAIEVRFEHVNIDAEVFVGSRALPSCFNFCVSLVEGLLSFAHILPNKKKHLSILKDASGVIKPKRMTLLLGPPSSGKTTLLLALAGKLDPDLKFSGRVTYNGHDMNEFVPQRTAAYISQYDLHIGEMTVRETLAFSARCQGIGSRYDMLAELSRREKEANIKPDQDVDIYMKAATTEGQEADVVTDYILKVLGLEVCADTMVGDEMLRGISGGQRKRVTTGTRVTWKINSLFLIRVSYPIIYVTQITGEMMVGPAKALFMDEISTGLDSSTTFQIVNSLKQYVHILDGTAVISLLQPAPETYNLFDDIILLSDGYIVYQGPRETVLEFFESMGFKCPDRKGVADFLQEVTSRKDQEQYWARKDEPYSFVTTKEFAEAFQSFHVGRRIGDELATPYDKTKSHPAALTTKKYGVSKKELLKASFSREYLLMKRNSFVYVFKLSQLFFMALIAMTIFLRTKMPRDDSTDGGIYTGALFYTVIMIMFNGMAEISMTIIKLPVFYKQRDLLFYPPWVYAIPQWILKIPITFLEVAVWVFMTYYVIGFDPNVGRLFKQYLLLVLVNQMASGLFRFIAAMGRSMIVANTFGTFGFLLLFALGGFILAKEDIKKWWIWGYWISPLMYGQNALVVNEFLGNNWKKVLPNTNETLGVTVLKSRDFATHAYWYWIGLGATVGFIFLFNISFPIALTYLNPFGKSQSTKSDEPESNEQGKQTGGGIQLTQRENNSSPRGSTSSAIEASRNGKRGMVLPFEQHSITFDEIIYSVDMPQEMKEQGVLEDKLVLLKGVSGAFRPGVLTALMGVSGAGKTTLMDVLAGRKTGGYIEGNITISGYPKKQETFARISGYCEQNDIHSPHVTVYESLVYSAWLRLSSGVDFKTRKMFIEEVMELVELNPLRNAIVGLPGVDGLSTEQRKRLTIAVELVANPSIIFMDEPTSGLDARAAAIVMRTVRNTVDTGRTVVCTIHQPSIDIFEAFDELFLMKRGGQEIYVGPLGHHSCHLIQYFESTEGVKKITDGYNPATWMLEVTSQGEEIALGVDFTDVYKNSELYRRNKALIKELSKPAPGSKDLYFPTQYSQSFWTQCMACLWKQRLSYWRNVYYTAVRFLFTVFIALAFGTMFWDLGTKTKRMRDLTNAMGSMYAAVLFLGVQNASAVQPIVAVERTVFYRERSAGMYSALPYAFGQVAIEIPYIFVQASAYGLIVYAMIGFEWTAAKFFWYLFFMFFTLLYFTFYGMMSVAATPNHHIASIISAAFYSIWNLFSGYIIPRPRIPIWWRWYSWACPVAWTLYGLLVSQFGDIKDELLDSDQIPKESVEDYIRRYFGFKHELVGVVAGVVAGFAVLFAVIFAFSIKVFNFQRR, encoded by the exons ATGGACGCCTCCACTGATATCTACAAGGCCACTGCTAGTTTACGAGGTAGTTTACGATTACGCAATTCGTCGGGATGGAGGAATAATGCTATGGATGTTTTCTCGAAGTCTTCACGAGAAGAAGACGACGAAGAAGCTCTTAAATGGGCTGCCCTCGAAAAACTTCCAACGTTTGATCGCCTAAGAAAAGGTATACTAACTACTTCGAAAGGTGAGGCCAGTGAAGTTAATATACAGAATCTTGGAtttgaagaaaggaagaaattgCTGGAGAGGTTGGTAAAATTGGCCGAAGAGGATAATGAAAGTTTTTTGTTGAAGGTCAGGAATCGGATAGATAG AGTTGGGATCGATCTTCCAGCAATCGAAGTCCGATTTGAGCACGTTAATATCGATGCAGAAGTTTTTGTAGGAAGCAGAGCTTTGCCTTCATGCTTTAACTTCTGTGTCAGTCTCGTAGAG GGGTTGTTGAGTTTTGCCCATATTCTACCAAATAAGAAGAAACACTTGTCTATCCTTAAAGATGCCAGTGGAGTGATCAAGCCAAAGAG AATGACTTTGCTATTGGGCCCTCCAAGTTCTGGGAAGACAACACTGTTATTGGCTTTGGCTGGAAAGCTTGACCCAGATCTGAAG TTCTCTGGGAGGGTAACTTATAATGGCCATGACATGAATGAGTTTGTGCCTCAAAGAACTGCAGCCTATATCAGTCAATATGATCTCCATATTGGAGAAATGACTGTAAGGGAAACCTTGGCCTTCTCAGCAAGGTGCCAAGGGATCGGGTCACGCTATG ATATGCTAGCAGAGTTGTctagaagagaaaaagaggCAAATATCAAACCTGATCAAGATGTTGATATCTACATGAAG GCAGCAACAACTGAAGGCCAAGAGGCTGATGTGGTGACAGATTATATATTGAAG GTTTTGGGTTTAGAAGTGTGTGCTGATACCATGGTGGGAGATGAAATGTTGAGGGGTATTTCTGGAGGACAAAGAAAGCGTGTCACAACAGGTACACGAGTTACATGGAAAATAAACTCACTTTTCCTGATACGAGTTTCCTATCCGATAATCTATGTAACCCAAATTACAGGGGAAATGATGGTCGGACCAGCAAAGGCATTGTTTATGGACGAAATATCTACAGGATTGGACAGCTCGACAACTTTCCAAATTGTGAATTCGCTCAAGCAATATGTTCATATCCTCGATGGAACAGCAGTCATTTCTCTACTGCAGCCTGCACCAGAGACATACAATCTTTTTGATGATATCATTCTCCTCTCAGATGGCTACATTGTGTACCAGGGACCCCGTGAAACCGTTCTCGAGTTTTTTGAATCCATGGGCTTTAAATGTCCTGACAGGAAAGGCGTGGCTGACTTTCTGCAAGAG GTGACGTCAAGGAAAGATCAAGAGCAGTATTGGGCACGCAAAGATGAGCCTTACAGTTTTGTCACGACCAAGGAATTCGCCGAGGCATTCCAATCATTCCATGTGGGAAGAAGAATAGGAGATGAACTTGCAACTCCCTATGACAAGACAAAAAGTCACCCAGCTGCATTAACCACCAAAAAGTATGGTGTTAGTAAGAAGGAGCTATTAAAAGCTTCCTTTTCAAGAGAGTACTTGCTGATGAAAAGGAATTCGTTTGTTTATGTCTTCAAGTTATCACAA CTTTTCTTTATGGCACTGATTGCAATGACAATTTTCCTACGGACGAAAATGCCACGTGATGATTCAACTGATGGAGGAATTTACACCGGTGCTTTGTTCTACACTGTGATTATGATTATGTTTAATGGAATGGCAGAGATTTCTATGACCATTATAAAGCTTCCGGTCTTTTACAAGCAAAGGGACCTCCTCTTCTATCCCCCATGGGTGTATGCTATTCCTCAATGGATCCTCAAGATCCCGATAACATTTTTAGAAGTTGCTGTTTGGGTATTCATGACCTACTATGTCATTGGATTTGATCCGAATGTCGGAAG GTTGTTTAAGCAATACCTGCTGCTAGTACTTGTAAACCAAATGGCCTCTGGACTATTCCGATTTATTGCAGCAATGGGAAGGAGCATGATTGTTGCAAATACCTTTGGGACATTTGGAttcctcttgctttttgccTTGGGTGGCTTTATCCTCGCCAAAG AGGATATAAAGAAATGGTGGATATGGGGTTACTGGATATCACCTTTGATGTATGGGCAAAATGCACTAGTAGTTAATGAATTCCTCGGAAACAATTGGAAAAAA GTTCTCCCAAACACAAACGAAACACTGGGAGTTACAGTGCTGAAGAGTCGTGATTTCGCCACCCACGCCTATTGGTATTGGATTGGTTTAGGTGCAACTGTTGGATTCATCTTCCTTTTCAACATCAGTTTCCCCATCGCTCTCACTTATCTTAATC CATTTGGGAAGTCACAGTCTACAAAATCAGACGAACCAGAAAGCAATGAACAGGGCAAGCAGACAGGGGGAGGCATACAGTTAACACAGAGAGAAAACAACTCGAGTCCGAGGGGAAGTACCTCATCAGCAATTGAGGCCAGTCGTAATGGGAAAAGAGGAATGGTCCTTCCATTTGAACAACATTCCATCACTTTTGATGAGATTATATATTCTGTTGACATGCCACAG GAAATGAAGGAGCAGGGTGTCCTTGAGGATAAACTGGTGCTTCTGAAGGGTGTGAGTGGTGCTTTCAGGCCCGGTGTTCTCACTGCTCTGATGGGTGTTAGTGGTGCTGGTAAAACAACATTGATGGATGTGCTGGCTGGTAGGAAAACTGGAGGATATATAGAGGGGAACATCACAATTTCGGGTTACCCAAAGAAGCAAGAAACATTTGCTCGAATTTCTGGGTACTGTGAGCAAAATGACATTCATTCTCCTCATGTTACCGTGTACGAGTCCTTGGTCTATTCAGCATGGCTCCGCTTATCCTCTGGGGTTGATTTCAAAACAAGAAAG ATGTTCATTGAGGAAGTCATGGAGCTTGTGGagctgaacccattgaggaatGCGATTGTTGGGTTGCCTGGTGTAGATGGTCTCTCTACTGAGCAGCGCAAGAGGCTCACTATTGCAGTCGAGCTTGTGGCAAACCCCTCCATAATATTCATGGATGAACCAACTTCAGGTCTAGATGCAAGAGCTGCTGCAATTGTCATGAGAACAGTTAGGAATACCGTGGACACTGGAAGAACGGTTGTGTGCACAATCCATCAGCCAAGCATTGACATATTTGAAGCTTTTGATGAG CTTTTTCTAATGAAGCGTGGAGGACAAGAGATATATGTTGGACCATTGGGACACCACTCCTGCCATCTTATCCAGTATTTTGAG AGCACTGAAGGAGTCAAAAAAATTACAGATGGTTATAATCCAGCAACTTGGATGTTGGAAGTTACAAGTCAAGGGGAAGAAATTGCTTTGGGTGTAGATTTTACTGATGTGTATAAAAACTCAGAACTATACAG GAGGAACAAAGCATTGATTAAGGAGTTGAGCAAACCTGCTCCTGGTTCGAAGGATCTCTATTTCCCAACACAATATTCGCAGTCTTTTTGGACTCAGTGCATGGCTTGCCTATGGAAACAACGCTTGTCCTATTGGCGCAACGTATATTATACTGCTGTCAGATTTCTCTTCACTGTATTCATAGCCTTGGCATTTGGGACAATGTTTTGGGACCTTGGCACCAAGAC GAAGAGGATGCGAGATTTAACTAATGCCATGGGTTCCATGTATGCTGCTGTTCTCTTCCTTGGCGTCCAAAATGCTTCTGCTGTGCAACCTATTGTGGCTGTTGAACGAACAGTCTTCTACAGAGAAAGATCTGCTGGAATGTATTCTGCTTTGCCATATGCATTTGGACAG GTTGCAATTGAGATCCCATACATTTTCGTGCAAGCTTCAGCATATGGCCTTATAGTTTACGCAATGATTGGATTTGAATGGACTGCAGCCAAATTCTTTTGGTAcctatttttcatgtttttcaCATTGTTGTACTTCACCTTCTACGGCATGATGAGTGTGGCTGCTACACCAAACCACCATATTGCTTCCATCATATCCGCCGCATTTTATAGTATCTGGAACCTGTTTTCAGGATACATAATCCCTCGACCA AGGATTCCCATTTGGTGGAGATGGTACAGCTGGGCATGCCCTGTTGCCTGGACATTGTATGGACTTCTGGTTTCACAATTTGGAGATATTAAGGATGAACTTTTGGACAGTGATCAAATTCCTAAAGAATCCGTAGAAGATTACATCAGAAGGTATTTTGGATTCAAGCATGAACTTGTGGGAGTTGTGGCAGGTGTGGTTGCTGGGTTCGCCGTGCTCTTTGCAGTTATTTTTGCGTTTTCGATCAAGGTCTTTAATTTCCAAAGGCGGTAG
- the LOC122301088 gene encoding pleiotropic drug resistance protein 1-like isoform X2 → MDASTDIYKATASLRGSLRLRNSSGWRNNAMDVFSKSSREEDDEEALKWAALEKLPTFDRLRKGILTTSKGEASEVNIQNLGFEERKKLLERLVKLAEEDNESFLLKVRNRIDRVGIDLPAIEVRFEHVNIDAEVFVGSRALPSCFNFCVSLVEGLLSFAHILPNKKKHLSILKDASGVIKPKRMTLLLGPPSSGKTTLLLALAGKLDPDLKFSGRVTYNGHDMNEFVPQRTAAYISQYDLHIGEMTVRETLAFSARCQGIGSRYDMLAELSRREKEANIKPDQDVDIYMKAATTEGQEADVVTDYILKVLGLEVCADTMVGDEMLRGISGGQRKRVTTGEMMVGPAKALFMDEISTGLDSSTTFQIVNSLKQYVHILDGTAVISLLQPAPETYNLFDDIILLSDGYIVYQGPRETVLEFFESMGFKCPDRKGVADFLQEVTSRKDQEQYWARKDEPYSFVTTKEFAEAFQSFHVGRRIGDELATPYDKTKSHPAALTTKKYGVSKKELLKASFSREYLLMKRNSFVYVFKLSQLFFMALIAMTIFLRTKMPRDDSTDGGIYTGALFYTVIMIMFNGMAEISMTIIKLPVFYKQRDLLFYPPWVYAIPQWILKIPITFLEVAVWVFMTYYVIGFDPNVGRLFKQYLLLVLVNQMASGLFRFIAAMGRSMIVANTFGTFGFLLLFALGGFILAKEDIKKWWIWGYWISPLMYGQNALVVNEFLGNNWKKVLPNTNETLGVTVLKSRDFATHAYWYWIGLGATVGFIFLFNISFPIALTYLNPFGKSQSTKSDEPESNEQGKQTGGGIQLTQRENNSSPRGSTSSAIEASRNGKRGMVLPFEQHSITFDEIIYSVDMPQEMKEQGVLEDKLVLLKGVSGAFRPGVLTALMGVSGAGKTTLMDVLAGRKTGGYIEGNITISGYPKKQETFARISGYCEQNDIHSPHVTVYESLVYSAWLRLSSGVDFKTRKMFIEEVMELVELNPLRNAIVGLPGVDGLSTEQRKRLTIAVELVANPSIIFMDEPTSGLDARAAAIVMRTVRNTVDTGRTVVCTIHQPSIDIFEAFDELFLMKRGGQEIYVGPLGHHSCHLIQYFESTEGVKKITDGYNPATWMLEVTSQGEEIALGVDFTDVYKNSELYRRNKALIKELSKPAPGSKDLYFPTQYSQSFWTQCMACLWKQRLSYWRNVYYTAVRFLFTVFIALAFGTMFWDLGTKTKRMRDLTNAMGSMYAAVLFLGVQNASAVQPIVAVERTVFYRERSAGMYSALPYAFGQVAIEIPYIFVQASAYGLIVYAMIGFEWTAAKFFWYLFFMFFTLLYFTFYGMMSVAATPNHHIASIISAAFYSIWNLFSGYIIPRPRIPIWWRWYSWACPVAWTLYGLLVSQFGDIKDELLDSDQIPKESVEDYIRRYFGFKHELVGVVAGVVAGFAVLFAVIFAFSIKVFNFQRR, encoded by the exons ATGGACGCCTCCACTGATATCTACAAGGCCACTGCTAGTTTACGAGGTAGTTTACGATTACGCAATTCGTCGGGATGGAGGAATAATGCTATGGATGTTTTCTCGAAGTCTTCACGAGAAGAAGACGACGAAGAAGCTCTTAAATGGGCTGCCCTCGAAAAACTTCCAACGTTTGATCGCCTAAGAAAAGGTATACTAACTACTTCGAAAGGTGAGGCCAGTGAAGTTAATATACAGAATCTTGGAtttgaagaaaggaagaaattgCTGGAGAGGTTGGTAAAATTGGCCGAAGAGGATAATGAAAGTTTTTTGTTGAAGGTCAGGAATCGGATAGATAG AGTTGGGATCGATCTTCCAGCAATCGAAGTCCGATTTGAGCACGTTAATATCGATGCAGAAGTTTTTGTAGGAAGCAGAGCTTTGCCTTCATGCTTTAACTTCTGTGTCAGTCTCGTAGAG GGGTTGTTGAGTTTTGCCCATATTCTACCAAATAAGAAGAAACACTTGTCTATCCTTAAAGATGCCAGTGGAGTGATCAAGCCAAAGAG AATGACTTTGCTATTGGGCCCTCCAAGTTCTGGGAAGACAACACTGTTATTGGCTTTGGCTGGAAAGCTTGACCCAGATCTGAAG TTCTCTGGGAGGGTAACTTATAATGGCCATGACATGAATGAGTTTGTGCCTCAAAGAACTGCAGCCTATATCAGTCAATATGATCTCCATATTGGAGAAATGACTGTAAGGGAAACCTTGGCCTTCTCAGCAAGGTGCCAAGGGATCGGGTCACGCTATG ATATGCTAGCAGAGTTGTctagaagagaaaaagaggCAAATATCAAACCTGATCAAGATGTTGATATCTACATGAAG GCAGCAACAACTGAAGGCCAAGAGGCTGATGTGGTGACAGATTATATATTGAAG GTTTTGGGTTTAGAAGTGTGTGCTGATACCATGGTGGGAGATGAAATGTTGAGGGGTATTTCTGGAGGACAAAGAAAGCGTGTCACAACAG GGGAAATGATGGTCGGACCAGCAAAGGCATTGTTTATGGACGAAATATCTACAGGATTGGACAGCTCGACAACTTTCCAAATTGTGAATTCGCTCAAGCAATATGTTCATATCCTCGATGGAACAGCAGTCATTTCTCTACTGCAGCCTGCACCAGAGACATACAATCTTTTTGATGATATCATTCTCCTCTCAGATGGCTACATTGTGTACCAGGGACCCCGTGAAACCGTTCTCGAGTTTTTTGAATCCATGGGCTTTAAATGTCCTGACAGGAAAGGCGTGGCTGACTTTCTGCAAGAG GTGACGTCAAGGAAAGATCAAGAGCAGTATTGGGCACGCAAAGATGAGCCTTACAGTTTTGTCACGACCAAGGAATTCGCCGAGGCATTCCAATCATTCCATGTGGGAAGAAGAATAGGAGATGAACTTGCAACTCCCTATGACAAGACAAAAAGTCACCCAGCTGCATTAACCACCAAAAAGTATGGTGTTAGTAAGAAGGAGCTATTAAAAGCTTCCTTTTCAAGAGAGTACTTGCTGATGAAAAGGAATTCGTTTGTTTATGTCTTCAAGTTATCACAA CTTTTCTTTATGGCACTGATTGCAATGACAATTTTCCTACGGACGAAAATGCCACGTGATGATTCAACTGATGGAGGAATTTACACCGGTGCTTTGTTCTACACTGTGATTATGATTATGTTTAATGGAATGGCAGAGATTTCTATGACCATTATAAAGCTTCCGGTCTTTTACAAGCAAAGGGACCTCCTCTTCTATCCCCCATGGGTGTATGCTATTCCTCAATGGATCCTCAAGATCCCGATAACATTTTTAGAAGTTGCTGTTTGGGTATTCATGACCTACTATGTCATTGGATTTGATCCGAATGTCGGAAG GTTGTTTAAGCAATACCTGCTGCTAGTACTTGTAAACCAAATGGCCTCTGGACTATTCCGATTTATTGCAGCAATGGGAAGGAGCATGATTGTTGCAAATACCTTTGGGACATTTGGAttcctcttgctttttgccTTGGGTGGCTTTATCCTCGCCAAAG AGGATATAAAGAAATGGTGGATATGGGGTTACTGGATATCACCTTTGATGTATGGGCAAAATGCACTAGTAGTTAATGAATTCCTCGGAAACAATTGGAAAAAA GTTCTCCCAAACACAAACGAAACACTGGGAGTTACAGTGCTGAAGAGTCGTGATTTCGCCACCCACGCCTATTGGTATTGGATTGGTTTAGGTGCAACTGTTGGATTCATCTTCCTTTTCAACATCAGTTTCCCCATCGCTCTCACTTATCTTAATC CATTTGGGAAGTCACAGTCTACAAAATCAGACGAACCAGAAAGCAATGAACAGGGCAAGCAGACAGGGGGAGGCATACAGTTAACACAGAGAGAAAACAACTCGAGTCCGAGGGGAAGTACCTCATCAGCAATTGAGGCCAGTCGTAATGGGAAAAGAGGAATGGTCCTTCCATTTGAACAACATTCCATCACTTTTGATGAGATTATATATTCTGTTGACATGCCACAG GAAATGAAGGAGCAGGGTGTCCTTGAGGATAAACTGGTGCTTCTGAAGGGTGTGAGTGGTGCTTTCAGGCCCGGTGTTCTCACTGCTCTGATGGGTGTTAGTGGTGCTGGTAAAACAACATTGATGGATGTGCTGGCTGGTAGGAAAACTGGAGGATATATAGAGGGGAACATCACAATTTCGGGTTACCCAAAGAAGCAAGAAACATTTGCTCGAATTTCTGGGTACTGTGAGCAAAATGACATTCATTCTCCTCATGTTACCGTGTACGAGTCCTTGGTCTATTCAGCATGGCTCCGCTTATCCTCTGGGGTTGATTTCAAAACAAGAAAG ATGTTCATTGAGGAAGTCATGGAGCTTGTGGagctgaacccattgaggaatGCGATTGTTGGGTTGCCTGGTGTAGATGGTCTCTCTACTGAGCAGCGCAAGAGGCTCACTATTGCAGTCGAGCTTGTGGCAAACCCCTCCATAATATTCATGGATGAACCAACTTCAGGTCTAGATGCAAGAGCTGCTGCAATTGTCATGAGAACAGTTAGGAATACCGTGGACACTGGAAGAACGGTTGTGTGCACAATCCATCAGCCAAGCATTGACATATTTGAAGCTTTTGATGAG CTTTTTCTAATGAAGCGTGGAGGACAAGAGATATATGTTGGACCATTGGGACACCACTCCTGCCATCTTATCCAGTATTTTGAG AGCACTGAAGGAGTCAAAAAAATTACAGATGGTTATAATCCAGCAACTTGGATGTTGGAAGTTACAAGTCAAGGGGAAGAAATTGCTTTGGGTGTAGATTTTACTGATGTGTATAAAAACTCAGAACTATACAG GAGGAACAAAGCATTGATTAAGGAGTTGAGCAAACCTGCTCCTGGTTCGAAGGATCTCTATTTCCCAACACAATATTCGCAGTCTTTTTGGACTCAGTGCATGGCTTGCCTATGGAAACAACGCTTGTCCTATTGGCGCAACGTATATTATACTGCTGTCAGATTTCTCTTCACTGTATTCATAGCCTTGGCATTTGGGACAATGTTTTGGGACCTTGGCACCAAGAC GAAGAGGATGCGAGATTTAACTAATGCCATGGGTTCCATGTATGCTGCTGTTCTCTTCCTTGGCGTCCAAAATGCTTCTGCTGTGCAACCTATTGTGGCTGTTGAACGAACAGTCTTCTACAGAGAAAGATCTGCTGGAATGTATTCTGCTTTGCCATATGCATTTGGACAG GTTGCAATTGAGATCCCATACATTTTCGTGCAAGCTTCAGCATATGGCCTTATAGTTTACGCAATGATTGGATTTGAATGGACTGCAGCCAAATTCTTTTGGTAcctatttttcatgtttttcaCATTGTTGTACTTCACCTTCTACGGCATGATGAGTGTGGCTGCTACACCAAACCACCATATTGCTTCCATCATATCCGCCGCATTTTATAGTATCTGGAACCTGTTTTCAGGATACATAATCCCTCGACCA AGGATTCCCATTTGGTGGAGATGGTACAGCTGGGCATGCCCTGTTGCCTGGACATTGTATGGACTTCTGGTTTCACAATTTGGAGATATTAAGGATGAACTTTTGGACAGTGATCAAATTCCTAAAGAATCCGTAGAAGATTACATCAGAAGGTATTTTGGATTCAAGCATGAACTTGTGGGAGTTGTGGCAGGTGTGGTTGCTGGGTTCGCCGTGCTCTTTGCAGTTATTTTTGCGTTTTCGATCAAGGTCTTTAATTTCCAAAGGCGGTAG
- the LOC122301909 gene encoding aspartic proteinase-like protein 1, with product MPLYVGDLGPSTQKFTSFLPLDGIYKTDIVGVEACCIGNSCLKQTNFRALIDGGTSFTFLPDEVYEKITKGGGYACQDLSDGKRMPLASPTGMPSNPLLCLCPLPTNEQQSTPGGHAVAPAVAGRAPSKPVGSLSLGSVAKIVFRAYSSCF from the exons ATGCCGTTATATGTTGGGGATCTGGGACCATCCACACAAAAGTTTACTTCATTCTTACCTTTAGATGGAATATA TAAAACCGACATTGTTGGGGTGGAGGCTTGTTGTATTGGAAACTCTTGCCTTAAGCAGACAAACTTCAGGGCACTGATTGATGGTGGAACATCATTTACATTTCTTCCAGATGAAGTCtatgaaaaaataacaaaaggaGGTGGTTATGCAT GTCAAGATCTCAGTGATGGTAAGAGAATGCCCCTTGCTTCTCCAACTGGCATGCCATCGAATCCATTGTTGTGCCTCTg tCCATTGCCAACAAATGAGCAGCAGAGCACCCCTGGCGGGCATGCAGTCGCTCCTGCTGTTGCCGGAAGAGCTCCCTCCAAACCAGTCGGCTCATTGTCTCTAGGTTCTGTTGCTAAGATTGTTTTTCGAGCTTATTCATCATGTTTCTAA